Below is a window of Camelina sativa cultivar DH55 chromosome 11, Cs, whole genome shotgun sequence DNA.
tcagtttggttttagtttagATTATTGTGCGTATATAATCTCGACATATCTATTTTAGAACGGAAAATACATTCCCTCCCGTCTCATCCGTACCGACCTATTCCATCTTGTTCTATATATCgttccattttattttttaaatgattactcattagacaatatttattaatcaagATTGGGTAAAAAATTTAGACATGTTATTCGAATTCTCCGTTAAATacttactttatttatttagttgaaattattcaaaaatctatttaaatgttttaaaaaaatattcaaaattttcaaaatactcAGTTCCAAAAGTAAAAATTAGCAAACTAATGCAATCCAGAATTCGAGATTGATGGTTGCTTGCTTCTTACCAAATTCGAATTATATGGCCAATTAATTTGTACACTAAAGAGAGCgtatatttttcttcattagCTCCAAGTTTCTTTTATAGGCCCATTTGTATCAGTGGGACCATTAATGATCCATTCGCGTTACTGGAGAAGTCTCACTCCGAAACGACGTGCTCTTTCTTGCCGGAGTCATCGTCGTCGTTGCTCACTGGTCAGTCGTTGatcccttttgttttttgtttgttttcttgttcttctctttccGAGATCCGAGCTTTGATTGTTTAAGGAATTCGATTTTAACTTGATTCACATGTGGGGAATAATTAGAAACGCCATGGACGTTTTCGATTCTTGAGGCAATTAAAAtttagatagtttttttttttctgggcaaAATTTTATCAGATTCGCTTGAGAAGTTAGCTTTAAGTTCATAAGAGTTCAGTTACGTTTGAAATCTCAAGTCTTTGTTACTTGCAGGCAACAATTTCTATCAAAGATGGCGTTTTTTGGGCTATTCCGTGTTTCTCGACGGTTATTGAGATCCTCCGTCTCGGCaactccatcttcttcctttgctgTTTTGCAATCACAGCATAAATCCTTGTCTAATCCTGTGACTACCCATTACTCAAATCCTTTCACAAAGTGTTATCCTTTATGTAATTATAACTACCAAGTATGGAGTAAAGGGAAGGAGTTGCATCAGGATAAGTTTCTTGGTGGTGTTGGCTGGAATTATAGATTAGTTGGTGGGAtatcttcgtcgtcttcttcgatTATGGAGGGAAAGCCTAAGAAAGATGATGAGGAGAAGAGTGATGGTGTTAAAAAAGCTTCTTGGATAGATTTGTATTTACCAGAAGAAGTTAGAGGTTATGCTAAGCTTGCTCGATTGGATAAACCTATTGGTACTTGGTTGCTTGCTTGGCCCTGTATGTGGTAAGTTTATCTTCTCAACAGCTCATAGGCAATTAGGTAGTGGATGATCTTGAGCTGAAATCTTTGATAGCATGGGAGAGTGGCTTTGTGGTTAAGGATTGGCAGAAATCAGGGTTGTATAATGCTATAAACCtgagttttcttggattttataaatgttatagTACTGTAAATTCCACTGGTTTATTTAGTCAGTAATCTGATTGATGGTAgtcttttaataatataatcatatttgCATTTTTCGTCATGGATCTGGTTCCGGAGATAAGTAAATAGATAGAAGTTCTGAATCGCCATCATTATTGTATAGGTCGATTGCGTTGGCTGCTGATCCTGGAAGCCTTCCAAGTTTTAAATATATGGCTTTGTTCGGTTGCGGAGCACTACTTCTTAGAGGTGCAGGCTGTACTATAAATGATCTGCTTGATCAGGACATAGATACAAAGGTCAGTTTGTTTTTAAGCTCTCTTATGGTATGGTGATAAAGACAAGTGATGTCAAATTTATATAGCACTTTGTATGTCTGTTTAGAAAACATGTTTTGTGTAACTATGGTATCTGTAACCATGGTGAGAAAGTGTTTCTGATGTATGTTGGATAAATTTACGTCAACATTTTCAGTCACATTTCTGATTACCTGCATGTATTGGTGACTTCGTTCAAAAGGTGAAGAACTTCAGATATTAGATGTGGTGAAGGTGGAATATGTTTTTTGATTGAAATATGTGTTTAGTAGTTAGGGTAGCTACACAA
It encodes the following:
- the LOC104722646 gene encoding 4-hydroxybenzoate polyprenyltransferase, mitochondrial-like isoform X1, with translation MIHSRYWRSLTPKRRALSCRSHRRRCSLQQFLSKMAFFGLFRVSRRLLRSSVSATPSSSFAVLQSQHKSLSNPVTTHYSNPFTKCYPLCNYNYQVWSKGKELHQDKFLGGVGWNYRLVGGISSSSSSIMEGKPKKDDEEKSDGVKKASWIDLYLPEEVRGYAKLARLDKPIGTWLLAWPCMWSIALAADPGSLPSFKYMALFGCGALLLRGAGCTINDLLDQDIDTKVDRTRLRPIASGLLTPFQGIQFLGLQLLLGLGILLQLNNYSRVLGASSLLLVFSYPLMKRFTFWPQAFLGLTINWGALLGWTAVKGNIEPAIVLPLYLSGVCWTLVYDTIYAHQDKEDDVKVGVKSTALRFGDNTKLWLTGFGTASMGCLALSGLSADLGWQYYASLAAASGQLGWQIGTADLSSGPDCSRKFVSNKWFGAIIFSGVVLGRSFQ